One window of Amaranthus tricolor cultivar Red isolate AtriRed21 chromosome 11, ASM2621246v1, whole genome shotgun sequence genomic DNA carries:
- the LOC130826496 gene encoding secreted RxLR effector protein 161-like, producing MNNVPYASAIGSIMYAMICTRPDVAFALSMCSRYQSNPGDAHWIAAKNILKYLRRTKDKFLVYGGANELLVTGYTDASFQTDKDDFRSQSGFLFCLNGGAVSWKSSKQSSVADSTTEAEYIAAAEAAKEAVWIRKFISDLGVVPSIENGIKLYCDNEGAIAQSKEPRSHQNSKHVERKFHLIREIVGRQDVIISRVDTTDNIADPLTKPLPQPKHECHTRSMVLKHIEECL from the coding sequence atgaataatgttccttatgcttctgcaataggatcaatcatgtacgctatgatatgtactcgaccagatgttgcatttgctttgagtatgtgcagcagataccagtccaatccaggagatgcacactggatagcagcgaaaaatatcctcaagtacttaagaaggacaaaggataaatttctggtatatggcgGAGCTAATGAGTTGTTAGTCACTGGATACACTGATGCAAGCTTCCAAACTGACAAAGATGACTTCCGATCCCAATCtggttttttattttgtctaaatggaggagctgtgagctggaagagctccaagcagagttcagttgcagattctacaacagaggctgagtacatagcAGCAGCTGAAGCAGCAAAAGAGGCTGTTTGGATTAGAAAGTTCATTAGTGACCTGGGTGTAGTTCCTAGCATTGAGAATGGCATCAAGTTGTATTGTGATAACGAAGGTGCTATTGCTCAATCCAAGGAACCTAGATCTCACCAAAATTCTAAACATGTCGAAAGAAAATTCCATCTTATTCGAGAAATTGTTGGAAGACAGGATGTAATAATAAGTAGAGTTGATACCACGGATAACATAGCAGATCCGTTGACTAAACCACTCCCTCAACCGAAGCATGAGTGTCATACTAGGTCCATGGTTCTTAAGCATATAGAAGAATGTCTTTAG
- the LOC130826498 gene encoding protein MAIN-LIKE 1-like: MTRAEMWTPKKPCRELDRLRDCRKVLDSMTETQVEWTPYNSAAGALLNDHPRTTVIGGITCFDVVEVYLPERTLRQIGFVQAIPPAPIRPAKAVRPAHGTYYMTFPSSAGLRRASVPFEAEPNYVDWFNVCSH; this comes from the exons atgactagggcggagatgtggacacCGAAAAAACCATGTCGTGAGCTGGACAGGTTGAGGGACTGCCGCAAGGTTCTTGATTCaatgacggagactcag gttgaatggactccctacaattctgctgctggtgcgttgctgaatgatcacccacgcaccaccgtaatcgggggtatcacgtgctttgatgttgtggaggtgtatttgccggagcggacattgcgacagattgggttcgtgcaggctattcctCCCGCTCCTATTAGACCAGCCAAGGCTGTCCGACCAGCACACGGTACCTACTAcatgacctttccttcttctgct GGACTTCGTCGGGCTTCTGTTCCTTTTGAGgctgaacctaattacgttgatTGGTTCAATGTGTGCTCACACTAG